A region of Thermobifida halotolerans DNA encodes the following proteins:
- a CDS encoding lantibiotic dehydratase has translation MYRFVDAAVVRAAACRPGSVPLWPDLTDDTEEHLASWVDWLRQVWASDRFAAGVEVASPDLARRVHEVCEGRRVRRREVRRAVLSLARYLLRTESRATPFGLFSGVAPARFGSAPAVRFGEEHRAVARVDSAWLDGVVTRLEAIPELSRRLLVVRNNLAFVRDGRLVVGCHQQSGAVRGAEPVEVSVRYTEAVHTVFQAVQTPVRLGDLADKLASDFPERPDSVINGMLAGLVAQRLLVTSVRPPMIGPRLDGSGAGGNLTPHYDTDNGRWDGDTEYDRAVGPNQHLPSGWPAYGADGNGDGSADPHNVYDSALASARELCLSAGGAGVDFTDRGQLADALFRYNRSHAYVADVLAAVDRFDTRTPLNPGAGGGSEAGQAAAAWALRQVGKPYVWGGTGPHGFDCSGLTQAAWAAAGVSIPRVTTDQVRIGIPVGLDELQPGDLLFYDTGSGPSPSHVTMYVGDGQMVNAPSTGQTIRVEPVQSDYYSPRFTAARRPA, from the coding sequence TTGTACAGGTTCGTGGACGCGGCCGTGGTACGGGCAGCAGCCTGCCGCCCTGGAAGCGTGCCACTGTGGCCGGACCTGACCGACGACACGGAGGAGCACCTGGCGTCCTGGGTGGACTGGCTGCGGCAGGTGTGGGCGTCCGACAGATTCGCGGCGGGCGTCGAAGTCGCCAGCCCGGACCTGGCTCGTCGAGTCCACGAGGTGTGCGAGGGCCGCCGGGTGCGTAGGCGCGAGGTCCGCCGCGCGGTGCTGTCGCTGGCCCGGTACCTGCTGCGGACGGAGAGTCGGGCGACGCCGTTCGGCTTGTTCTCCGGTGTGGCGCCGGCCCGGTTCGGCTCTGCGCCTGCGGTGCGCTTCGGTGAAGAGCATCGCGCTGTCGCACGGGTCGACTCCGCATGGCTCGACGGAGTGGTCACACGTCTGGAGGCCATCCCCGAATTGAGCCGCCGACTGCTGGTAGTGCGCAACAACCTCGCGTTCGTCCGGGACGGGCGGCTGGTCGTGGGCTGCCATCAGCAGAGCGGTGCGGTACGCGGGGCTGAGCCGGTGGAGGTGTCGGTCCGCTATACCGAAGCGGTCCACACGGTCTTCCAAGCCGTTCAGACCCCGGTCCGCCTGGGCGATCTGGCCGACAAACTGGCATCCGACTTCCCAGAGAGGCCGGACTCCGTGATCAACGGAATGCTGGCCGGACTGGTGGCGCAGCGTCTGCTGGTCACCAGTGTGCGCCCGCCCATGATCGGCCCCCGACTGGACGGCTCCGGCGCAGGCGGCAACCTCACCCCCCACTACGACACCGACAACGGCAGGTGGGACGGCGACACCGAGTACGACCGCGCCGTGGGACCCAACCAGCACCTGCCCTCGGGCTGGCCCGCCTACGGCGCCGACGGCAACGGCGACGGTAGTGCGGACCCGCACAACGTCTACGACTCCGCGCTCGCCAGCGCCCGCGAGCTCTGCCTCAGCGCGGGCGGCGCCGGTGTCGACTTCACCGACCGCGGCCAGCTCGCCGACGCCCTGTTCCGCTACAACCGCAGCCACGCCTACGTCGCCGACGTGCTCGCCGCCGTCGACCGCTTCGACACCCGCACCCCCCTCAACCCGGGGGCAGGAGGGGGAAGCGAAGCCGGGCAGGCCGCCGCGGCGTGGGCGCTGCGGCAGGTCGGCAAGCCCTACGTCTGGGGCGGCACCGGCCCGCACGGCTTCGACTGCTCGGGACTCACCCAGGCCGCATGGGCCGCTGCCGGCGTCAGCATCCCCCGCGTCACCACCGACCAGGTCAGAATCGGCATCCCGGTCGGGTTGGACGAACTGCAGCCCGGTGACCTGCTGTTCTACGACACCGGGTCGGGCCCCTCACCCAGCCACGTCACCATGTACGTCGGCGACGGCCAGATGGTCAACGCCCCCTCCACCGGACAGACCATCCGCGTCGAACCCGTGCAGAGCGACTACTACTCGCCGCGGTTCACAGCGGCCCGGCGGCCGGCATGA
- a CDS encoding FxLD family lanthipeptide — translation MTIQTPQTVIGVEDPQFDLDISIVESGPVISDLMRLTDDGCGTTCESACPAQSGC, via the coding sequence GTGACTATCCAGACGCCTCAGACCGTGATCGGTGTGGAAGACCCCCAGTTCGACCTCGACATCAGCATCGTCGAGTCCGGCCCCGTCATCAGCGACCTGATGCGGCTCACCGACGACGGATGCGGAACCACCTGCGAAAGCGCCTGCCCGGCCCAGAGCGGCTGCTGA
- the fxlM gene encoding methyltransferase, FxLD system, whose amino-acid sequence MSERQDTNTRTTGETDRAEELREKMVGELRDLGAVRSGSVAAAFSTVPRHLFAPGEPLERAYATMTTLHRKQNGSGAATSVVSASEIQAAMLEQARIEPGMRVLEIGSGGYNAALIAELVGRTGKVVSADIDPEIADRARRYLDAAGYGRVDVVLGDAAYGVPEHAPFDRIIVTAGAWDIPPAWTGQLAEAGRIVVPLRMRGLTRSVAFEREGDRLVSRDYRLCAFVPMQGAGAHSEQVVALDEGRVSLLIDTGQPVDAAGLRKALLGPRTERWGGMEFGDGEPLHGLDLWIATAVDGFGLVKATKEAVDSGLASRSALYGGKAIVAGNSFAYRASARPVNESRTRFEFGAYAHGPEAERLAEEYIDHIRTWDRDHRGGSGARIEVFPAATPDAELPAGRIIDKNHTRIVISWP is encoded by the coding sequence GTGAGCGAACGTCAAGACACGAACACCAGGACTACCGGCGAGACCGATCGCGCTGAGGAGTTGCGCGAGAAGATGGTGGGTGAGCTGCGCGATCTGGGAGCGGTCCGCAGCGGTTCGGTGGCCGCTGCTTTCAGCACGGTGCCGCGGCACCTGTTCGCCCCGGGCGAGCCGCTGGAGCGGGCCTATGCCACCATGACCACCCTGCACCGGAAGCAGAACGGGTCCGGTGCGGCCACCAGCGTGGTGTCCGCGTCGGAGATCCAGGCCGCGATGCTGGAACAGGCCCGGATCGAACCGGGCATGCGGGTACTGGAGATCGGCTCCGGCGGCTACAATGCGGCACTGATCGCCGAACTGGTCGGCCGGACCGGGAAAGTGGTCTCTGCCGACATCGATCCGGAGATCGCCGACCGCGCCCGACGCTATCTCGACGCCGCCGGATACGGGCGGGTCGACGTGGTGCTGGGCGACGCCGCCTACGGCGTGCCAGAGCACGCCCCGTTCGACCGGATCATTGTCACTGCGGGCGCGTGGGACATCCCGCCCGCCTGGACCGGGCAGCTCGCCGAGGCCGGGAGGATCGTTGTTCCGCTGCGGATGCGCGGGCTGACGCGCTCGGTGGCCTTCGAGCGCGAAGGCGACCGCCTGGTGAGCCGGGACTACCGGCTCTGCGCCTTCGTGCCGATGCAGGGAGCCGGCGCCCACAGCGAGCAGGTGGTCGCGCTGGATGAGGGCAGGGTCAGCCTGCTGATCGACACCGGCCAGCCCGTTGACGCCGCCGGTCTGCGCAAGGCCCTGCTCGGACCGCGAACCGAGCGCTGGGGAGGCATGGAGTTCGGTGACGGCGAGCCGCTGCACGGCCTGGACCTGTGGATCGCCACCGCAGTCGACGGCTTCGGCCTGGTCAAAGCCACGAAAGAAGCGGTCGACAGCGGACTGGCCAGCAGGTCCGCGCTGTACGGAGGCAAAGCGATCGTGGCGGGGAACAGTTTCGCCTACCGGGCCTCGGCGCGCCCGGTCAACGAGAGCCGCACCAGGTTCGAGTTCGGCGCGTACGCGCACGGCCCCGAAGCCGAACGCCTCGCCGAGGAGTACATCGACCACATCCGGACCTGGGACCGCGACCACCGCGGGGGGTCGGGGGCGCGCATCGAGGTGTTTCCCGCAGCCACCCCCGACGCCGAACTCCCCGCCGGAAGGATCATCGACAAAAACCACACCCGCATCGTCATCTCCTGGCCCTGA
- a CDS encoding helix-turn-helix domain-containing protein → MVRLLRRHTDLTQEAIAHLVGLSQGMVSRLESGKRTLRDPDRRRRAWEGLEAPQPVLSAAPLLYGAEGLAEALVPSFRTVLDGEAAEKVRGTGLGSAGLGGRFGEGDLARLRSARSHYEEMYRRVGGIPVRPRLARFLATRVMPVLSASCTDEVGRRLFRTAGSLTALAGICAYDARDQVLARKYFRAALHMAKASGDRGFGGYVVALLANQAMSMSRYPLVVQYTETALGAGRGRLSPALVSDLRSMQARAYARLGDRAACHEQMGLSEAAANRIRYGEEPSETSYVQPGLMETQFSEALRRLGDLKAAEEYALESLETADAAHLRGQVHRYAGLAVIRAQSGSADEALEPAREALLRIRGVESGRLHDRIRSVQSALGRSSTPEVREFREQVDAELALVL, encoded by the coding sequence GTGGTGCGGCTGCTGCGGCGCCACACCGACCTGACCCAGGAGGCCATCGCTCACCTGGTCGGCCTGTCGCAGGGCATGGTCTCGCGTCTGGAGTCCGGCAAACGCACCCTGCGCGACCCTGACCGCAGACGTCGAGCCTGGGAAGGCCTTGAAGCGCCGCAACCTGTCCTGTCGGCGGCTCCGCTGCTGTATGGCGCGGAGGGATTGGCAGAAGCCCTGGTACCGTCCTTCCGCACTGTCCTGGATGGCGAAGCGGCGGAGAAGGTTCGGGGAACCGGCCTCGGTAGCGCCGGGCTGGGCGGCCGGTTCGGAGAAGGAGACCTGGCCAGGCTGCGCAGTGCTCGGTCGCACTACGAGGAGATGTACCGGCGTGTGGGCGGCATACCGGTACGGCCCCGTCTGGCCCGGTTCCTCGCCACCCGTGTCATGCCGGTGCTCAGCGCCTCCTGCACCGACGAAGTGGGCAGGCGTCTGTTCCGGACGGCGGGGAGCCTCACCGCACTGGCCGGGATCTGCGCCTACGACGCGCGAGATCAGGTTCTGGCCCGAAAGTACTTTCGCGCTGCGCTTCACATGGCCAAGGCATCAGGAGACCGTGGATTCGGCGGCTATGTAGTGGCTCTGCTGGCCAACCAGGCGATGAGTATGAGCAGGTACCCGCTGGTTGTCCAGTACACGGAAACCGCGCTCGGAGCGGGCCGCGGACGCCTCAGTCCCGCCCTTGTCTCCGATCTGCGGTCCATGCAGGCACGGGCCTACGCGCGTCTGGGGGATCGCGCTGCCTGCCACGAGCAGATGGGCCTTTCCGAAGCGGCGGCCAACCGAATCCGCTACGGCGAGGAGCCGTCCGAAACCAGCTACGTGCAGCCAGGGCTCATGGAGACCCAGTTCTCCGAAGCTCTGCGCCGACTCGGTGACCTGAAGGCGGCCGAAGAGTACGCTCTGGAGAGCCTTGAGACTGCTGATGCTGCTCATCTGCGGGGCCAGGTCCACCGCTACGCGGGTCTGGCTGTTATCCGCGCGCAGTCGGGAAGCGCCGACGAAGCCCTGGAGCCGGCGCGGGAGGCGCTGCTCCGGATCCGCGGTGTGGAGTCCGGTCGTCTGCACGATCGGATCCGCTCCGTCCAATCGGCACTGGGGCGCAGCAGCACCCCGGAGGTTCGGGAATTCCGCGAGCAGGTTGATGCGGAGCTGGCCCTTGTCCTGTGA